In the Oncorhynchus keta strain PuntledgeMale-10-30-2019 chromosome 29, Oket_V2, whole genome shotgun sequence genome, one interval contains:
- the LOC118363027 gene encoding centrosomal protein of 44 kDa-like has product MMSTGDLKGCLRKLDAQLRALKYPREVDYNGLAKGDPSAFLPIVSYAFISYSPHLAEHLVRFGVELTGKNDLRFIECIYKVLRDLFHYKPVLTKQQFLQFGFAERKTCILCDVIAFALQKHKELSKGNKPKPRPRFQASSSDSKSEALPFQAETMNPVATKLSLSRPLVERHIGGDSWRSSSRTSDIEESEEEEEGLGLEEVQNQAPTVPQTDLVVEGRLAVLEAQLLQVQTRLGGLSALEQRLELLEKASAGRITIDKHQWENLESRVLLLETRLTLSTATAQESSSLINGGWSHHVVDNATEVTESRPSPPESLLHNSGCERPQSSTPSASYPITPCVTMAPPEENMKERLERIANMMKDTSSLLRSIEPSM; this is encoded by the exons ATGATGTCAACCGGTGATTTGAAAGGATGTCTTCGGAAGCTGGATGCTCAACTACGGGCATTGAAGTACCCAAGAGAGGTCGACTATAATGG CTTGGCCAAAGGGGATCCTTCTGCCTTTCTCCCCATAGTGAGTTATGCATTCATCTCCTATTCACCACACCTTGCTGAACACCTGGTGCGCTTCGGAGTGGAACTCACTGGGAAGAACGACCTACGTTTTATCGAATGCATCTACAAG GTACTGCGGGATCTCTTCCACTACAAACCTGTCCTGACCAAGCAGCAGTTCCTCCAGTTTGGCTTTGCAGAAAGAAAGACCTGcatcctctgtgatgtcatcgccTTCGCCCTGCAGAAACACAAAGAGCTCAGCAAAGGCAACAAG CCAAAGCCGAGACCGCGTTTTCAGGCCTCGAGTTCAGACTCCAAAAGTGAGGCTCTCCCTTTTCAGGCTGAAACAATGAACCCCGTGGCCACCAAA TTGTCCCTAAGCAGGCCACTAGTGGAGAGACACATTGGTGGTGACTCCTGGCGCTCCTCTAGTAGAACCTCAGATATTgaagagtctgaggaagaggaggaggggctggGACTGGAGGAGGTCCAGAACCAAGCACCTACAGTCCCTCAAACA GAcctggtggtggaggggaggcTGGCAGTGCTGGAGGCCCAGCTGTTGCAGGTCCAGACCCGGCTGGGGGGGCTCTCGGCCCTGGAGCAGAGGCTGGAGCTTCTAGAGAAGGCCTCGGCCGGGAGGATCACTATAGACAAGCACCAGTGGGAGAACCTGGAGAGCAGAGTGCTACTGCTGGAGACCAGACTGACCCTCTCCACAGCCACGGCCCAG GAGTCGTCCTCACTTATCAATGGGGGTTGGAGTCATCACGTGGTGGATAATGCAACAGAAGTCACGG AGTCAAGACCCAGTCCTCCAGAGAGCCTCCTACACAACTCTGGCTGTGAGCGTCCTCAGTCCTCCACCCCTTCCGCAAGCTATCCCATCACCCCCTGTGTGACAATGGCACCCCCAGAG GAGAATATGAAAGAGAGATTGGAAAGGATAGCCAACAT GATGAAAGACACTTCCAGCCTTTTAAGAAGTATAGAACCCTCAATGTAA